From Abiotrophia defectiva ATCC 49176:
GTAGTGGTAACTCGCCAGAGAGTGTGGCGGCCGTACAATTAGGCCAGTCCTTGGTCAAGGATTTTTATCAATTAACCATTACCTGTGCGCCAGAAGGCCATTTAGCTAAAGCCGCGCAAGGGGATGACCACAACCTAGTGCTCTTGCAACCAAGTCGCTCCAATGATGCAGGTTTTGCCATGACAGGGAGTTTTTCTTGCATGATGCTCACCGCCTTGCTAGTCTTTGATCCTGCCTCTGATGCCGATAAGGCGGCTTATGTCGACCAGATTGCCAAGATGGCCGAGACAGTCTTGGCTCGCGAAGGTCAACTTCAGGCTTTGATTGCTAAGAATCCACAGCGGGTCATCTATCTGGGTTCGGGTAGCTTTGAAGGCCTGGGTCGTGAAACCCAATTGAAAATCCTAGAGTTAACGGCTGGTCAATTGGCAACCGTCTATGATTCCAGCATGGGCTTCCGTCACGGTCCTAAATCTTTTGTTAACTCTGAGGCCTTGGCGCTAGTCTTTGTTTCCAACCAAGCCTACACCCGTCTCTATGACCAGGATATCCTGGCTGAATTGGCCGGTGATCAGATTGCCCAAGCCGTTGTAGCCATTCAAGTAGGAACCGAGGCTGCGCCTGGGGTAGAGGTCTTTGATTTCGATTCGGTTCACAGTCAATTACCCGATGCCTATCTGGCCTTCCCATATTTAGTAGTCGGTCAGGTCTTGGCTCTGTTGGCGTCTGTTCATGTTCACAACAAACCAGACACGCCATCACCAAGTGGCACGGTCAATCGTGTCGTTAAGGGT
This genomic window contains:
- a CDS encoding SIS domain-containing protein, whose amino-acid sequence is MFELDKAALEALGAEITTREIKQQPSIWRETYQLYLDRQEEIKGFIGALLESYGRLEVIFTGAGSSAYVGQAITNYLRQVNDVSRLNFRHEPTTTIVSNPATVFQADLPTLLVSFARSGNSPESVAAVQLGQSLVKDFYQLTITCAPEGHLAKAAQGDDHNLVLLQPSRSNDAGFAMTGSFSCMMLTALLVFDPASDADKAAYVDQIAKMAETVLAREGQLQALIAKNPQRVIYLGSGSFEGLGRETQLKILELTAGQLATVYDSSMGFRHGPKSFVNSEALALVFVSNQAYTRLYDQDILAELAGDQIAQAVVAIQVGTEAAPGVEVFDFDSVHSQLPDAYLAFPYLVVGQVLALLASVHVHNKPDTPSPSGTVNRVVKGVTIHPYA